In one Streptomyces marincola genomic region, the following are encoded:
- the rpoZ gene encoding DNA-directed RNA polymerase subunit omega — MSSSITTPEGIINPPIDELLEATDSKYSLVIYAAKRARQINAYYSQLGEGLLEYVGPLVDTHVHEKPLSIALREINAGLLTSEAVEGATD, encoded by the coding sequence GTGTCCTCTTCCATCACCACGCCCGAGGGCATCATCAACCCGCCGATCGACGAGCTGCTTGAGGCCACGGATTCGAAGTACAGCCTCGTGATCTACGCCGCCAAGCGCGCGCGCCAGATCAACGCCTACTACTCGCAGCTCGGCGAGGGCCTGCTGGAGTACGTCGGGCCGCTCGTGGACACGCACGTCCACGAGAAGCCGCTCTCCATCGCGCTGCGTGAGATCAACGCGGGACTGCTGACCTCGGAGGCGGTCGAGGGCGCCACCGACTGA
- a CDS encoding integration host factor, producing MALPPLTPEQRAAALEKAAAARRERAEVKNRLKHSGASLHEVIKQGQENDVIGKMKVSALLESMPGVGKVRARQIMERLGISESRRVRGLGSNQIAALEREFGSTPA from the coding sequence GTGGCTCTACCGCCCCTAACCCCTGAACAGCGCGCAGCCGCGCTTGAGAAGGCCGCCGCGGCTCGCCGGGAGCGCGCCGAGGTCAAGAATCGGCTCAAGCACTCCGGCGCGTCGCTGCACGAGGTCATCAAGCAGGGCCAGGAGAACGATGTCATCGGCAAGATGAAGGTCAGCGCCCTGCTGGAGTCGATGCCTGGCGTCGGCAAGGTCCGCGCCCGCCAGATCATGGAGCGGCTCGGCATCTCCGAGAGCCGCCGGGTCCGCGGGCTCGGCTCCAACCAGATCGCGGCGCTGGAACGCGAGTTCGGCAGCACTCCGGCCTGA
- a CDS encoding quinone-dependent dihydroorotate dehydrogenase, producing MSDVPAYQLLFDKVLRRVDAERAHHLAFGLIRAAARVPGARGAVRTAYAPSHPSLRVHALGLDLPGPLGLAAGFDKNAVGVTGLAALGFDFVEIGTVTARPQPGNPAPRLFRLPADRALINRMGFNNDGSVAVAARLARLRAPRPVVGVNIGKNKSVPESEAVADYVTTTRRLARHADYLVVNVSSPNTPGLRDLQAADRLRPLLAAVREAADRSSPVRRVPLLVKIAPDLADEDIDAVADLAVETGLDGIVATNTTTGRAGLTTGAAAVEALGAGGLSGAPLKERSLAVLRRLYARAGDRLTLIGVGGIETADDAWQHILAGATLVQGYSGFVYGGPGWARDLHRGIAERLAASPYRSLAEAVGASAETGPAAARAPEESR from the coding sequence GTGAGCGACGTGCCCGCCTACCAACTGCTGTTCGACAAGGTCCTGCGGCGCGTGGACGCCGAACGCGCGCACCACCTGGCGTTCGGGCTCATCAGGGCCGCCGCCCGGGTCCCCGGCGCGCGTGGTGCGGTGCGCACCGCGTACGCGCCCTCGCACCCCTCCCTGCGCGTTCACGCGCTCGGGCTCGACCTGCCGGGACCGCTCGGCCTCGCCGCCGGATTCGACAAGAACGCCGTGGGCGTCACGGGCCTGGCCGCCCTCGGCTTCGACTTCGTCGAGATCGGCACCGTGACCGCCCGTCCGCAGCCGGGGAACCCGGCGCCGCGCCTGTTCCGGTTGCCGGCCGACCGGGCCCTGATCAACCGGATGGGCTTCAACAACGACGGCTCGGTCGCCGTCGCGGCCCGCCTGGCCAGGCTCCGCGCCCCCAGGCCCGTGGTCGGCGTCAACATCGGCAAGAACAAATCCGTCCCCGAATCGGAGGCAGTCGCCGACTACGTCACCACGACCCGGCGGCTGGCCCGCCACGCCGACTACCTCGTGGTCAACGTGTCCTCGCCGAACACCCCGGGGCTGCGCGACCTCCAGGCCGCCGACCGGCTGCGGCCCCTGCTCGCCGCCGTCCGCGAGGCCGCCGACCGGTCCTCGCCCGTGCGCCGCGTTCCGCTGCTGGTCAAGATCGCCCCCGATCTGGCAGACGAGGACATCGACGCGGTCGCCGACCTCGCCGTCGAGACCGGCCTCGACGGCATCGTCGCGACCAACACGACCACGGGGCGCGCGGGGCTGACCACCGGGGCCGCGGCGGTCGAGGCCCTCGGCGCCGGCGGCCTGTCCGGCGCCCCGCTCAAGGAGCGCTCGCTCGCCGTGCTCCGCCGCCTGTACGCGCGGGCCGGCGACCGGCTGACCCTGATCGGCGTGGGCGGCATCGAGACCGCGGACGACGCCTGGCAGCACATCCTGGCCGGCGCCACGCTCGTGCAGGGGTACAGCGGCTTCGTCTACGGCGGTCCAGGATGGGCCCGCGACCTGCACCGCGGCATCGCGGAACGGCTGGCCGCGAGCCCGTACCGCAGCCTGGCCGAGGCCGTCGGCGCCTCGGCGGAAACCGGCCCGGCCGCCGCCCGCGCCCCCGAGGAGTCGCGATGA
- the carB gene encoding carbamoyl-phosphate synthase large subunit, with amino-acid sequence MPKRTDIQSVLVIGSGPIVIGQAAEFDYSGTQACRVLKSEGLRVILVNSNPATIMTDPEIADATYVEPITPEFVERIIAKERPDALLPTLGGQTALNTAVALHEAGTLDAHGVELIGANVAAIHKGEDREQFKHVVAAVRERIGHGESARSVICHSMDEVLAGVEGLGGYPVVVRPSFTMGGAGSGFAHDEAELRRIAGQGLALSPTTEVLLEESILGWKEYELELMRDRNDNVVVVCSIENLDPMGVHTGDSITVAPAMTLTDREYQVLRNIGIEVIREVGVDTGGCNIQFAVNPEDGRVVVIEMNPRVSRSSALASKATGFPIAKIAARLAIGYTLDEIPNDITEQTPASFEPTLDYVVVKVPRFAFEKFPAADPTLTTTMKSVGEAMAIGRSFTEALNKALRSVEKKDAPFDFTGEPGDKEALLRLAAVPTDGRLNTVMAAIRAGATPDEVFEATRIDPWFVDQLFLIKEIADELAAADRLGPELLAAAKRHGFSDAQIGGIRGLRENVVREVRHALGVRPVYKTVDTCAAEFAARTPYLYSSYDEESEVTPREKPAVIILGSGPNRIGQGIEFDYSCVHACFALSEAGYETVMVNCNPETVSTDYDTSDRLYFEPLTLEDVLEVVHAETQAGPVAGVLVQLGGQTPLGLAQALKDNGVPVVGTSPEAIDLAEERGAFGRVLADAGLPAPKYGTAFSFDEAKDIAAGIGYPVMVRPSYVLGGRGMQIVYDEPALAEYLRLHAGLISEHPVLIDRFLDDAIEIDVDALYDGEELYLGGVMEHIEEAGIHSGDSACALPPITLGGHDIKRLRASTEAIARGVGVRGLINIQFALAGDILYVLEANPRASRTVPFTSKATAVPLAKAAARISLGATVAQLRAEGLLPAHGDGGTLPPSAPISVKEAVMPWSRFRDVHGRGVDTVLGPEMRSTGEVMGIDSVFGTAYAKSQAGAYGALPTKGRAFVSVANRDKRAVIFPARALVEHGFELLATSGTAEVLQRNGIQATVVRKQSEGTGPQGQPTIVTLIHEGQVDLIVNTPYGTGGRLDGYDIRTAAVARGVPCLTTVQALAAAVQGIDALNRGEVGVRSLQDHARDLDATRER; translated from the coding sequence GACGCGCACGGCGTGGAGCTGATCGGCGCGAACGTGGCGGCGATCCACAAGGGCGAGGACCGCGAGCAGTTCAAGCACGTCGTCGCCGCGGTCCGGGAGCGCATCGGGCACGGCGAGTCGGCCCGTTCCGTCATCTGCCACTCCATGGACGAGGTGCTGGCCGGCGTCGAGGGGCTCGGCGGCTACCCGGTCGTCGTCAGGCCCTCCTTCACCATGGGCGGGGCCGGCTCGGGCTTCGCGCACGACGAGGCGGAGCTGCGCCGCATCGCGGGCCAGGGCCTCGCCCTTTCGCCGACCACCGAGGTGCTCCTTGAGGAGTCGATCCTCGGCTGGAAGGAGTACGAGCTTGAGCTGATGCGCGACCGCAACGACAACGTGGTCGTGGTCTGCTCGATCGAGAACCTCGACCCCATGGGGGTCCACACCGGAGACTCGATCACGGTGGCCCCCGCGATGACGCTGACCGACCGCGAGTACCAGGTGCTGCGCAACATCGGCATCGAGGTCATCAGGGAGGTCGGGGTCGACACGGGCGGCTGCAACATCCAGTTCGCCGTGAACCCCGAGGACGGCCGGGTCGTCGTCATCGAGATGAACCCGCGGGTGTCCCGCTCCTCCGCGCTCGCGTCCAAGGCCACCGGCTTCCCCATCGCGAAGATCGCCGCCCGCCTCGCCATCGGCTACACGCTGGACGAGATCCCCAACGACATCACCGAGCAGACGCCGGCCTCGTTCGAGCCGACCCTCGACTATGTCGTCGTCAAGGTGCCGCGGTTCGCGTTCGAGAAGTTCCCCGCGGCCGACCCGACCCTCACGACCACCATGAAGTCCGTCGGCGAGGCCATGGCGATCGGCCGCAGCTTCACCGAGGCGCTGAACAAGGCGCTGCGGTCGGTCGAGAAGAAGGACGCGCCGTTCGACTTCACCGGGGAGCCGGGCGACAAGGAGGCCCTGCTGCGGCTGGCGGCCGTCCCCACCGACGGCAGGCTCAACACCGTGATGGCCGCCATCAGGGCGGGGGCCACGCCCGACGAGGTGTTCGAGGCCACGCGCATCGACCCCTGGTTCGTCGACCAGCTCTTCCTGATCAAGGAGATCGCCGACGAACTCGCGGCGGCCGACCGGCTGGGCCCGGAGCTGCTGGCCGCCGCCAAGCGGCACGGCTTCTCCGACGCCCAGATCGGGGGCATCCGCGGCCTGCGCGAGAACGTCGTCCGCGAGGTCAGGCACGCGCTGGGCGTGCGCCCGGTGTACAAGACCGTCGACACCTGCGCCGCGGAGTTCGCGGCCCGCACGCCCTACCTGTACTCGTCCTACGACGAGGAGTCCGAGGTCACGCCGCGGGAGAAGCCCGCGGTGATCATCCTCGGCTCCGGCCCCAACCGCATCGGCCAGGGCATCGAGTTCGACTACTCGTGCGTCCACGCGTGCTTCGCGCTCAGCGAGGCGGGCTACGAGACCGTGATGGTCAACTGCAACCCGGAGACGGTCTCCACCGACTACGACACCTCCGACCGGCTGTACTTCGAGCCGCTGACCCTGGAGGACGTCCTTGAGGTCGTCCACGCCGAGACGCAGGCGGGCCCCGTCGCCGGGGTGCTGGTGCAGCTCGGCGGGCAGACCCCGCTCGGCCTGGCGCAGGCGCTGAAGGACAACGGCGTGCCCGTGGTCGGCACCTCGCCCGAGGCGATCGACCTCGCCGAGGAGCGCGGCGCGTTCGGCCGTGTCCTGGCCGACGCGGGACTGCCCGCGCCGAAGTACGGCACCGCGTTCTCCTTCGACGAGGCCAAGGACATCGCCGCGGGCATCGGCTACCCGGTCATGGTGCGGCCCAGCTACGTGCTCGGCGGCCGCGGGATGCAGATCGTGTACGACGAGCCCGCGCTCGCCGAGTACCTGAGGCTGCACGCCGGGCTGATCTCCGAACACCCGGTCCTGATCGACCGGTTCCTCGACGACGCCATCGAGATCGACGTCGACGCCCTCTACGACGGCGAGGAGCTGTACCTCGGCGGCGTGATGGAGCACATCGAGGAGGCCGGCATCCACTCGGGCGACTCCGCCTGCGCGCTGCCCCCGATCACGCTGGGCGGCCACGACATCAAGCGGCTGCGCGCCTCCACGGAGGCCATCGCCCGCGGCGTCGGCGTCCGCGGACTGATCAACATCCAGTTCGCGCTGGCAGGCGACATCCTGTACGTGCTCGAAGCCAACCCCCGCGCCTCCCGCACCGTGCCGTTCACCTCCAAGGCCACCGCCGTGCCGCTGGCCAAGGCGGCGGCGCGCATCTCGCTGGGCGCCACCGTGGCGCAGCTGCGGGCCGAGGGCCTGCTGCCGGCGCACGGGGACGGCGGAACGCTGCCCCCGTCCGCGCCGATCTCCGTGAAGGAGGCGGTGATGCCCTGGTCGAGGTTCCGCGACGTGCACGGGCGCGGCGTGGACACCGTGCTCGGCCCGGAGATGCGGTCGACGGGCGAGGTCATGGGCATCGACTCGGTCTTCGGCACCGCCTACGCCAAGTCGCAGGCGGGCGCCTACGGCGCGCTGCCGACCAAGGGCCGGGCCTTCGTCTCGGTCGCCAACCGCGACAAGCGCGCCGTGATCTTCCCCGCCAGGGCCCTGGTCGAGCACGGCTTCGAGCTGCTGGCCACCTCGGGGACGGCCGAGGTGCTCCAGCGCAACGGCATCCAGGCCACCGTCGTGCGCAAGCAGAGCGAGGGGACGGGCCCGCAGGGCCAGCCGACCATCGTCACGCTGATCCACGAGGGCCAGGTCGACCTCATCGTCAACACGCCCTACGGCACTGGCGGCCGGCTCGACGGCTACGACATCAGGACCGCCGCCGTCGCCCGCGGGGTGCCCTGCCTGACGACGGTGCAGGCACTGGCCGCCGCGGTGCAGGGCATCGACGCCCTGAACCGCGGCGAGGTCGGGGTCCGCTCCCTCCAGGACCACGCGCGCGACCTCGACGCGACCAGGGAGCGGTGA
- the metK gene encoding methionine adenosyltransferase produces MSRRLFTSESVTEGHPDKIADQISDTILDALLREDPSSRVAVETLITTGQVHVAGEVTTQAYAPIASLVRDKILEIGYDSSKKGFDGASCGVSVSIGAQSPDIAQGVDTAYENRVEGDEDELDRQGAGDQGLMFGYACDETPELMPLPIRLAHRLSHRLSEVRKNGTIPYLRPDGKTQVTIEYDGDKAARLDTVVVSSQHASDIDLDSLLAPDIREFVVEAELKLLTDEGIKLETDGYRLLVNPTGRFEIGGPMGDAGLTGRKIIIDTYGGMARHGGGAFSGKDPSKVDRSAAYAMRWVAKNVVAAGLATRCEVQVAYAIGKAEPVGLFVETFGTATVPAERIEQAISQVFDLRPAAIIRDLDLLRPIYARTAAYGHFGRELPEFTWERTDRVDALRAATGL; encoded by the coding sequence GTGTCCCGCCGTCTTTTCACCTCGGAATCCGTGACCGAGGGTCACCCCGACAAGATCGCCGACCAGATCAGCGACACCATTCTCGACGCGCTGCTGCGGGAGGACCCCTCCTCGCGCGTGGCCGTGGAAACGCTGATCACGACCGGCCAGGTCCATGTGGCCGGCGAGGTCACCACGCAGGCATACGCGCCGATCGCCTCGCTCGTGCGCGACAAGATCCTCGAAATCGGTTACGACTCCTCCAAGAAGGGGTTCGACGGCGCCTCCTGCGGCGTCTCCGTCTCCATCGGCGCGCAGTCCCCCGACATCGCCCAGGGCGTGGACACCGCCTACGAGAACCGGGTGGAGGGCGACGAGGACGAGCTGGACCGCCAGGGCGCGGGCGACCAGGGCCTGATGTTCGGCTACGCGTGCGACGAGACGCCGGAACTGATGCCGCTGCCGATCCGGCTGGCCCACCGCCTCTCGCACCGCCTGTCCGAGGTGCGCAAGAACGGCACCATCCCCTACCTGCGCCCCGACGGCAAGACCCAGGTCACCATCGAGTACGACGGCGACAAGGCCGCCCGTCTCGACACGGTCGTGGTGTCGAGCCAGCACGCGAGCGACATCGACCTCGACTCGCTCCTGGCGCCCGACATCCGCGAGTTCGTCGTCGAGGCCGAGCTGAAGCTGCTGACGGACGAGGGCATCAAGCTGGAGACGGACGGGTACCGCCTCCTGGTGAACCCGACCGGGCGGTTCGAGATCGGCGGCCCGATGGGCGACGCGGGACTCACCGGCCGGAAGATCATCATCGACACCTACGGCGGCATGGCGCGGCACGGCGGCGGCGCGTTCTCCGGCAAGGACCCCTCGAAGGTGGACCGTTCCGCGGCCTACGCGATGCGCTGGGTCGCCAAGAACGTCGTGGCCGCCGGGCTCGCCACCCGCTGCGAGGTGCAGGTCGCGTACGCCATCGGCAAGGCCGAGCCGGTCGGTCTCTTCGTGGAGACCTTCGGCACCGCCACCGTGCCGGCCGAGCGCATCGAACAGGCCATCTCCCAGGTCTTCGACCTGCGCCCGGCCGCCATCATCCGCGACCTCGACCTGCTGCGCCCCATCTACGCCAGGACCGCCGCCTACGGCCACTTCGGCCGCGAGCTGCCGGAGTTCACCTGGGAGCGCACCGACCGCGTCGACGCCCTGCGCGCCGCGACCGGTCTCTGA
- the gmk gene encoding guanylate kinase — protein sequence MTDRPRLTVLSGPSGVGKSTVVAHLRKAHPEVWLSVSATTRKPRPGERHGVHYFFVDDEEFDKLVANGELLEWAEFAGNRYGTPRRAVLDRLDSGAPVLLEIDLQGARLVRTSMPDARLVFLAPPSWEELVRRLTGRGTEAPAVVERRLAVARTELAAEREFDITLVNTSVEDVAAELLALIR from the coding sequence ATGACCGATCGTCCGCGACTGACCGTGCTCTCCGGCCCCTCGGGGGTCGGCAAGAGCACGGTCGTCGCTCATCTGCGCAAGGCCCATCCCGAGGTGTGGCTCTCCGTCTCCGCCACCACGCGCAAGCCCCGCCCGGGCGAGCGGCACGGCGTGCACTATTTCTTCGTGGACGACGAGGAGTTCGACAAGCTGGTCGCCAACGGCGAGCTGCTGGAGTGGGCCGAGTTCGCCGGCAACCGCTACGGAACGCCCCGTCGCGCCGTGCTCGACCGCCTCGACTCGGGCGCGCCCGTGCTCCTGGAGATCGACCTCCAGGGCGCCCGCCTGGTGCGGACGTCCATGCCGGACGCCCGGCTCGTGTTCCTCGCGCCGCCCAGCTGGGAGGAGCTGGTCCGCCGGCTCACCGGCCGCGGCACGGAGGCGCCCGCCGTCGTCGAGCGCCGCCTCGCCGTGGCGCGCACGGAGCTCGCGGCGGAGCGTGAGTTCGACATCACGCTGGTCAACACCTCGGTCGAGGACGTCGCGGCCGAACTGCTAGCCTTGATTCGTTGA
- the coaBC gene encoding bifunctional phosphopantothenoylcysteine decarboxylase/phosphopantothenate--cysteine ligase CoaBC — protein sequence MERPRVVLGVGGGIAAYKACELLRQFTESGHEVRVVPTASALKFVGAPTWAALSGAPVTTEVWQDVEEVPHVRIGRAADLVVVAPATADVLARAAGGRADDLLTNVLLTATCPVVFAPAMHTEMWEHPATRENVATLRRRGCLVIEPAVGRLTGADTGKGRLPDPDAIFAVCRRVLSRAGTAPAADLAGRHVVVTAGGTREPLDPVRFLGNRSSGKQGYALARTAVARGARVTLIAANTALPAPAGAEVVEVGTALELRAAALEAAGDADAVVMAAAVADFRPAVRADRKIKKRDGEDPEPVALVRNPDILAELAANRRRGSVVAGFAAETDDVLANGRAKLARKGCDLLVVNRVGEALVFGAEENEAVVIEAEGGETAVPRGTKDEVADRIWDIVGRRLTGAPAPGA from the coding sequence ATGGAGCGGCCCAGGGTCGTGCTCGGAGTGGGGGGCGGCATCGCCGCCTACAAGGCGTGCGAGCTGCTGCGGCAGTTCACCGAGTCGGGGCACGAGGTGCGCGTGGTCCCGACGGCCTCGGCACTGAAGTTCGTCGGCGCCCCCACGTGGGCCGCCCTGTCCGGCGCCCCGGTGACCACGGAGGTCTGGCAGGACGTCGAGGAGGTGCCGCACGTCCGCATCGGCCGGGCGGCCGACCTGGTGGTCGTCGCCCCGGCGACGGCGGACGTCCTCGCCCGGGCCGCCGGCGGCCGGGCCGACGACCTGCTGACGAACGTCCTGCTCACCGCCACCTGCCCCGTGGTCTTCGCACCCGCGATGCACACCGAGATGTGGGAGCACCCCGCCACCCGGGAGAACGTGGCGACCCTCAGGCGGCGCGGCTGCCTCGTCATCGAGCCCGCCGTGGGGCGGCTGACGGGCGCGGACACGGGCAAGGGGCGGCTGCCCGACCCCGACGCCATCTTCGCGGTGTGCCGGCGGGTGCTGTCCCGCGCGGGCACCGCCCCGGCGGCGGACCTCGCGGGCCGGCACGTCGTCGTCACCGCGGGCGGCACCCGCGAACCGCTGGACCCGGTGCGCTTCCTCGGCAACCGTTCCTCGGGCAAACAGGGATACGCCCTGGCCAGGACGGCCGTCGCCCGGGGCGCGCGCGTCACGCTGATCGCCGCGAACACCGCGCTGCCCGCGCCCGCGGGCGCCGAGGTCGTCGAGGTCGGCACCGCGCTCGAACTGCGCGCGGCGGCCCTCGAAGCCGCGGGGGACGCCGACGCGGTGGTCATGGCGGCGGCCGTGGCCGACTTCCGGCCCGCCGTCCGCGCCGACCGCAAGATCAAGAAGCGGGACGGGGAGGACCCCGAGCCGGTCGCCCTCGTCCGCAACCCCGACATCCTGGCCGAACTGGCCGCGAACCGGCGCCGGGGCAGCGTCGTCGCGGGCTTCGCGGCCGAGACCGACGACGTCCTCGCCAACGGCCGCGCCAAGCTGGCCCGCAAGGGCTGCGACCTGCTCGTCGTCAACCGGGTCGGTGAAGCACTGGTGTTCGGCGCCGAGGAGAACGAGGCGGTCGTCATCGAGGCCGAGGGCGGCGAGACCGCCGTTCCGCGCGGCACGAAGGACGAGGTGGCGGACCGGATCTGGGACATCGTGGGCAGGCGCCTGACCGGCGCACCCGCGCCCGGGGCCTGA
- the pyrF gene encoding orotidine-5'-phosphate decarboxylase yields MTAPEPFGARLRRAMDERGPLCVGIDPHAALLAEWGLPDDVGGLERFTATVVEALADRVAVLKPQSAFFERFGSRGVAVLERAIADARAAGALVVTDVKRGDIGSTMAAYADAYLAEGAPLRSDAVTLSPYLGFDALRPAFDLARAHGAGVFVLALTSNPEGAEVQRATTEAGPSVAGAVLGRLRAENAGALPLGSFGAVVGATLAEAGEDLAMGGPLLAPGLGAQGARAADLPRVFGGALRDVLPSVSRGVLRHGPDAGALRAAAEREAAALAACVGAGG; encoded by the coding sequence ATGACCGCGCCCGAGCCGTTCGGCGCGCGCCTGCGCCGTGCCATGGACGAACGCGGCCCGCTGTGCGTGGGCATCGACCCGCACGCCGCGCTGCTCGCCGAGTGGGGGCTGCCCGACGACGTCGGCGGCCTCGAACGGTTCACCGCGACGGTGGTGGAGGCGCTGGCCGACCGGGTCGCGGTACTCAAACCGCAGTCGGCGTTCTTCGAACGCTTCGGCTCCCGCGGCGTGGCCGTGCTGGAGCGGGCCATCGCGGACGCCAGGGCGGCGGGCGCGCTGGTCGTCACGGACGTCAAGCGCGGCGACATCGGTTCGACGATGGCCGCCTACGCGGACGCCTACCTGGCCGAGGGCGCGCCGCTGCGCTCGGACGCGGTCACGCTGAGCCCCTACCTCGGGTTCGACGCGCTGCGGCCGGCGTTCGACCTGGCGCGCGCGCACGGCGCGGGCGTGTTCGTGCTCGCCCTCACCTCCAACCCGGAGGGCGCCGAGGTGCAGCGGGCGACGACGGAGGCGGGGCCCTCGGTGGCCGGTGCCGTGCTCGGGCGGCTGCGCGCGGAGAACGCGGGCGCCCTGCCGCTGGGCTCCTTCGGCGCCGTGGTCGGCGCGACCCTCGCGGAGGCGGGCGAGGATCTCGCGATGGGCGGACCGCTGCTGGCCCCGGGGCTCGGCGCGCAGGGGGCGCGCGCGGCCGACCTGCCGCGCGTCTTCGGCGGCGCGCTGCGCGACGTGCTGCCCAGCGTGAGCAGGGGCGTGCTGCGGCACGGCCCGGACGCGGGCGCCCTGCGCGCCGCGGCGGAGCGTGAGGCCGCGGCCCTGGCCGCGTGCGTCGGTGCCGGAGGGTGA